In the Euphorbia lathyris chromosome 5, ddEupLath1.1, whole genome shotgun sequence genome, one interval contains:
- the LOC136229687 gene encoding cytochrome P450 71B36-like: MAKPPYAPFIWLSLLLIPPLYLTFKKKKQNKQLPPTPSTLPILGNWHQLGQLIHQSYCQLSKKYGPVMLLRLGQIPVLVVSSAEAASNVLKVNDLSCCSRPYLAGADRLSYNFLDVALAPYGDHWRHMKKLIVLNLFSLKRVQSFQFLREEEVELLVNSISATETPIDLTEKLFALVANITYRMSFGVDRGTNLDRDKFHQVVHETHAVAGSFSMAELFPFAGWIIDRITGNHAETIRAFHELDSFFEHAINDHLKPGRKKERDDIIDVLLRVKEEQAQLGTADFTKNNIKAVLMNLLSPGTDTAAITLNWAMAELVRNPRVLGKVQDEVRKHVGNKGKVSESDLDKLQYLKMVIKETFRMHPVGPLLLPRETISHCKINGYDVDPKTMIQVNVWAIGRDPTYWKEPEKLYPERFADSSIDYRGQNFELLPFGAGRRMCPGIHMATITIEYVLANLLYLFDWKFPEGMRKEDMNMEEKVGVSLAIIDKKTPLILVPIKHLQ; this comes from the exons atggccaaaccaccttatgCTCCGTTTATCTGGCTTTCTCTTCTTTTAATCCCGCCTCTATATCTCacctttaaaaagaaaaaacagaatAAGCAACTACCTCCAACCCCTTCCACGCTTCCAATCTTAGGAAATTGGCACCAACTTGGCCAATTGATTCACCAATCTTATTGTCAGCTTTCCAAGAAATATGGCCCTGTCATGCTCCTTCGACTAGGTCAAATCCCAGTTCTTGTTGTCTCCTCTGCTGAGGCTGCAAGCA ATGTCTTAAAAGTTAATGATCTTTCTTGTTGCAGCAGACCTTATTTAGCCGGAGCTGACAGACTTTCTTACAATTTCTTGGATGTGGCTTTAGCGCCATACGGTGATCATTGGAGACACATGAAGAAACTGATTGTTTTAAACCTCTTTAGTCTTAAGAGGGTCCAATCTTTTCAGTTTCttagagaagaagaagttgaattgCTTGTCAATTCAATCTCCGCGACTGAAACTCCTATTGATCTTACTGAAAAGTTGTTTGCTCTTGTGGCGAATATCACATATAGGATGTCTTTCGGGGTCGATCGGGGGACTAACTTGGACAGAGACAAATTTCATCAAGTGGTTCACGAAACTCATGCTGTGGCAGGAAGCTTTTCCATGGCTGAATTATTCCCATTTGCAGGATGGATCATAGACCGGATAACCGGTAATCATGCCGAGACCATAAGAGCATTTCATGAATTAGACAGTTTCTTCGAACATGCAATAAATGATCACCTTAAACCTGGAAGGAAAAAGGAGCGCGATGACATAATCGATGTTCTACTACGAGTAAAGGAAGAGCAAGCTCAACTCGGAACTGCTGACTTTactaaaaataacattaaaGCAGTCCTCATG AATTTACTTTCACCTGGCACAGATACTGCTGCAATTACTTTGAATTGGGCAATGGCAGAGCTTGTCAGGAATCCAAGAGTGTTGGGGAAAGTTCAAGATGAAGTTAGAAAGCACGTTGGAAACAAAGGAAAAGTAAGCGAAAGTGACCTTGACAAGCTTCAATATCTGAAAATGGTAATAAAAGAAACTTTCAGAATGCACCCTGTTGGCCCTCTTCTGCTGCCTAGAGAAACCATTTCTCATTGCAAAATCAATGGTTATGATGTTGATCCTAAGACAATGATCCAAGTCAATGTCTGGGCAATCGGACGAGATCCGACATACTGGAAGGAGCCGGAGAAGTTATATCCTGAAAGATTTGCTGATAGCTCTATTGACTATAGAGGACAGAATTTTGAGTTGTTGCCATTTGGGGCAGGCAGAAGAATGTGTCCGGGGATACATATGGCAACCATAACAATAGAATACGTACTCGCAaaccttttatacttgtttgATTGGAAATTTCCAGAGGGAATGAGGAAAGAAGACATGAACATGGAAGAGAAAGTTGGTGTTAGTCTTGCTATTATTGATAAAAAGACACCTCTCATCCTTGTTCCGATAAAGCATCTTCAGTAA